The genomic window accagctttattgattttctatttattaatttctgctcttatttttatgatttattttcttctgattattttggatttcatttgcttttccttatgtggtggtggttttttgtttttttttttaatggtggaaGCTTAAGTCCTTGACTTTAGGCTTTTCTAATACAAGCAGGTCTTGCTTAGAGAGCTGCATCCCAGTCTCATGCAATACCCAGAGTTAGGGCATCCGAAGCAGAAAGAGGTGTGGCTGAGAGGTCATGGCAGGGGTAATACATGGCCCAGGGGTCAGAGACTTGGTTTTTATgagccactcactagctgtgtggctttgaacTTAGACTCTCTGAGCCTCGTTTTCTTGGCCTGCATAATGGAACTAGGGATAATCTCCTCTTGAGCTCCTGAAGATGAAGTAGTTGATAAATATGAAAGTACTTGCCCACCTGGAAGGGCCTCCCCAGACCAGCGTGAGAGGTGGTTGTTATGGCGTTTGTAGTAATAATGGCTTTTCCTGTCTTTCCAGATCAGCAAACACCATGTACTCGCCCATCCCCCAGAGGTAGGCTGTGGTGGACCCATCTCCTTTTTGCCTTCCCCTTCTTCATGTCCAAGGGCTGCCCCTCGTCACTGCTCTCCTCAACCCCAGCGTCCAGGCCTGCCCCAGTCTCTGTGCTGGGGCCCATGAGGCCACTGCCAACCCTCTCTCTTCCCACAGTGGCTCTCCATTCCCGGGCTCAGTGCAGGGCCCTGGCCTGCACGTATGGCGGGTGGAGAAGCTGAAGCCAGTGCCTGTAGCACCAGAGAACCAGGGTGTCTTCTTCTCGGGGGACTCCTACCTAGTGCTGCACAATGGCCCGGAAGAGCTCTCCCATCTGCACCTGTGGATAGGTAAGGGGGTTGGGATGGGTAGGGGTCTggcccagggaaggggtgggggctgcaTGGGTCTCAAGGGCCTTGCCCTGTCACCTCCCACCCGTCCCAGGCCAGCAGTCGTCCCGGGATGAGCAGGGGGCCTGTGCTGTGCTGGCTGTGCACCTCAACACTCTGCTTGGGGAGCGGCCTGTGCAGCACCGCGAGGTGCAGGGCAATGAGTCCGACCTCTTCATGAGCTACTTCCCACGTGGCCTCAAGTACCAGGTCAGAGCCCACCTCCAGGCACCCCTACCCTGCTGCTTCTCTCAGAGCCAGCCCACCTTCCAGCTAGTTCTTAACCTGCACAAGTTCCAGGTGCCCTCAGGGCTGGGTCCCCACCTTTCTGTCTGTCTCCCAATGGGACTGGGGACAGAGGGCTCCGGGCCCCCTGTCAGTCCACTCAGCTGGGCTGTCTGGGCTGCAGGAAGGCGGTGTGGAGTCAGCCTTTCACAAGACGTCCCCAGGCACCCCAGCGGCTATCAAGAAACTCTACCAGGTGAAGGGGAAGAAGAACATCCGTGCCACCGAGCGGGCGCTGAGCTGGGACAGCTTCAATACTGGGGACTGCTTCATCTTGGACCTGGGCCAGGTGGGTAGGCCAGCCAGCCTGAGCGCTCTGTGTCAGTGACATCCTTTCCAAGGGCGGGGACCAGGACaccaggaaagggagagagaggctgAGAAGGTGTCAGTCCATTCCAACTGGGACCGCTCCGGCCATTAGAAAACAGCCCTGTATTTGCAAGGACAGAAACCAGCCTCCCTCTGATGTCTAGCCATGGCTTCTAACACTCGGGAGCTTACTCCCTCCTTCTCTTGGAAGCCTTTCTTGCTTTGTGTTTGCAGCCTGCCACACCATTCATTAATGCATTCACTTATCCGTTCATTCAGTGGATCTATGATGCCTTCCATGAGCCAGCACAGGGACCATAAAAGCTTACCCTGGGGAGGCAGCCAAGATGGGCCGGTCACTTTCCACAATGCATGGCGGGATGTGATAAGAGCTCTCAGGCAGGTGGCGGCCATGTGCTGGGTGtctgggggcagagaggggccTATTAGCCTGACCTGAAGCCAGCTGTCCCAGGAAGGTGTCATTGCACTAGACCTTCACAGAGGGGAAATGCTGTTCCAGGCAAAGGGAGCAGGTGAGCTGAGGCACCAAGGTGGGGAGAGGTGCAGACATGCATGTAGATGGCAGGGAGGTGTCGAGTGTGACTGGGACCGGGGTGGGAACAGGAGCAGGGGGAGTGAAATTGCTAAGGAGGGTGAGCCCCAGGACATGAGATTGCATGTCTGGCTGAGGAGCGTGGGCCACATCTTGTGGTGCTGAAGGTTTCAGGCAGGAAGCTCAATCAGGAGCTTTTGTAAGGGGGACCCTCCTGCCTTGCTATTACCAGGGCAGGGGAGGCGAGGAGGGTCTGCCCGCAGGGTTTCGGGTAGGAGTGGGAGATGCTGAGCTCAAGGACGCCACTCACCCACTCACCCATTTCATACTTATTCACCCAAAGTAAATACTTATTTTGTGCCTAAACACAGGCCAGGCTCTGTTTTAGCAGCGGgcacacagcagtgaacaagtaATGCCATAATGAAGCTTATTTCTAGTCAGGGGAGATAGGTTCTAAACAAGATAAAGACACTTAAATATAAGGCGATGAGtgatgtggagaaaaataaaagaggacaAGAGATGGCAGGTGGGCAGAGAGACACTCTTGCAAAATGTGGTCGTGGCCATTCTCAGAGAGCCCTCTGCGGTGTGCCCTGCCTTCCTGATTGTCCTGCCTCAGGGGACAGTCCttcagagaggagagggagagccaGGGGCCCGTCCTCTGAGCGGGGGCCAGGACGCAGCAGCCGACTCTTACCTggcttccctgcttccctccagAACATCTTTACCTGGTGTGGTGGAAAGTCCAACATCCTGGAGCGCAACAAGGCGAGGGACCTGGCGCTGGCCATACGGGACAGTGAGCGACAGGGCAAGGCCCACGTGGAGATCGTCACTGATGGGGAGGAGCCGGCCGAGATGATCCAGGTTGGGGGACGTTGGAGTGGGCAGCTGGGAGCCGATTCTGGGAAGTGGCCAAGAGGCAGTGAtgggctggggggatgggggtggctgGTGGAGGGTGGCAGGGGGTGGCTGGGGCGCTGCCCAGGGCTGTGGCTAGCTCACAGGGTGCCGCCTCTGGGTAGATGCTCGTCCTCAGGGCTCAGCAGCCTGGCTGGGGTGCCAGCTGGACCCAGCCCTCACTCACCTCTGCTGGGTGCCCTAGTGCAGGACAGTTTGTCCCACCAGAGGTGGTGGCCCTGGCCATGATGGTTTGGGGAGTTAGGGGGCAGGGATCCCTGTAAACCTGGCCTGCCCTGGCACGTGCAGGTCCTGGGCCCCAAGCCTGCTCTGAAGGAGGGCAACCCCGAGGAAGACCTCACAGCTGACCAGACAAATGCCCAGGCCGCGGCTCTGTATAAGGTGGGcaccccaggcctgccctgggACCAGGCGGGGGATGGGTGACAGCCTGCACAGCACAGCGGGCTGCACGCAGGGCTGCAGGGGAGGAGAAGGCGGTGGGGAGGCTGGGCCGGAACCAGCGAGGTTTATGCAGGGCTtgcaggaggggagggtgggaggcggGTGGATGGCAGGCCCCCGGAGGAGATAAATGCCACTTCCCTTCTGGCCCATTCCTGGTAAAGGTTTCAGGCCAATACTGCGCTTTACTTTTTTGGATtctgtgcatttatttataatttggaaTCCACTTAATGTCTAAATGGACTCAGGGCTTCTGGGCTGCAGGGATTGGAGAtgctgggagggggcagggtcTGCCTCAGAGTCGCTTTCAGGGCCTGGgcggtgggcaggggcaggggcagagtggGAGGGAGCTGAGGAGGGCCGGGCAGCCCCCTCCTCAGCTGCGGTGTGTGAGACCCAGCactgcccttcctccccaggtCTCTGATGCCACTGGACAGATGAACCTCACCAAGGTGGCCGACTCCAGCCCCTTTGCCGTAGAGCTGCTGATACCTGATGACTGTTTTGTGCTGGACAACGGGCTCTGTGGCAAGATCTACATCTGGAAGGGTATGTGTGGCTCCTCCACACCAGCCTGAGATGCCTGCAGCTGCTCTGGCCCCAGCAGGCTCCTCATTGCTGGGCTCAGCCTGCCTCAGGCTTGCAAAAGATGGCTTCAGGGAGCCTGCATGCTCGGGGCTGGGGGGTTCCCTCTGCTGTTCCCATCCCTAAATTCTAGACAATGACTCTGAACTGCCAGGAAGCCTCAGAGTCACCCCAGGGCCTGTTCAAACAGATTGCAGGGCCCCCGCCCTCAGAGGCCCTGCATTActaggtctgggctggggccaagaacatgcatttctaacaaggttCCAGGGGATGCCTAAGCTGTTGgttccagggaccacacttttgAGACTCACTGTCCTAGACTGGTCCTAGGCCTTCAGGGCTGCTGGGACCCCTGATCTTGAGATTCTGCCGTAAGGTGTGATAGAGACAAATTGTAGAtaaattaaatatcaatttatGCAGTGGGTGGTAAACTTGTAGAACTTGTTTTTCCAAAAGATTATATCTTCTGGAAATGGAAACACTGTTGTGCAAAAGCCTGTTCAGCTCGGTTTgactatttgaaaatgaaataaacttgcTTTGAGTCTCTGTAGGGTCTTGACGGAAATAGcatttgctcaataaatagttgtggGGTCAACCAAGGCCAAGAAATTGCCAGGCCCCTGCCTGGTCAGGAAGACAGAGAAGTAGTAAGGTGTCTATGGATAGCAGCTACCAGCGATTCATACTGTTGCCTCCTAAACTGAGCAGCGAGGTGAAACAGAGGGGCGTGCAGCAGCAGGTAGTGCTGGCAGGTCTCCAAGGGGTAGAGTGGGAAGAGAGAGCCTGGTGCTGCTGGGGCTGTCTTTTCTCTCCTGCTGGCGGGTGCATACCCCATGGAACCAATGCCAAGCACAGAGGGGTTCCCATAGGCCCACAGAAGCCTATATAACCCCAAGCAAGGAACCAAATGGCACGGAAAGAGAAACCGGAGGAGAAACAGGAAACTTGGGAGGCCAGGAAGAGAAGTATCTCATGGGTAGGGGTGCAGCTGGACTGACCCATGATACCACAATACAGCATATTAATTTCAGATGCATTGTAGTTCATGGGATTTACATAGCCTGGCGGGAGAGCCAACCACCGATCACAGCattgtttctttggaaaaatgcctGGAACTAGAGCCCAGGTTGTGTTCAAGGGACTGACTGCACAAGTGAATGGATTACATGGGAATTTTCATCTTTATAAGTTCTTTGTTAGTGTAACCATTAAGCCAGCTTCTGGCATTATGGGAGTAAGTTCACCTCCGTAATAAATTGCACCTTTGTcctattaagtttaaaaaaaaccaaaggcTTGGTAACAGTACAATTATGGATGGAAGACACAAGCAGTTCTGGCGGGAGGGGTCCCTGGGCTCAGAGTTTGATGCTAGGGAGGACCTCCATTCTCCCTGAAATATCCCTGGGGCCTGGTCAGAGCAGGTTTTGCTGATCAGACCCGGACAGAAGAAGAGTTTTCATCTAGCTTGGGGCTGCCAGTTTGGGAAGAGTCTTAAGGGGCTGACTTCCACCTCCAAAGAGACCTTCAATATTCTTGAGACCTCttggtacatttatttttaaaattgccagCTATTATATGGGCCTCCTTAAATTTCCTTACGAAAAATGGAACTGGGGCTAGAGAGGGTCCCTGCTCTTTTTTAAACTCTCCCTCCTATCATCTAGGGCGAAAAGCTAACGAGAAGGAGCGGCAGGCAGCCCTCCAAGTGGCCGAGGGCTTCATCTCCCGGATGCGGTACGCCCCACACACTCAGGTGAGGAGACGCCcatgcccccacccctcctctaGGGCTCTGCCTGTGGCCTCCCACCCCTCAGACTGGCCAGGAAGGACAGGAGAGCCTCGGGCACCACCAGGAACAATCAGGCATTTCTCTCAGACCCATCTACTGGAAGAGCCCTTCTcaatctttcaaaatttaaagatGCATACATACCATTTTCAGAGGATTTTGAGCAGCACTCTCCTGGGTGCCCAGAGAACTGGGTATGCCTTTTGACAGCTGTACACCTCTTCtgagccaccatccctggctggTGCCACCCCTTGGCCTCAGCACAGTGACTCTACAAGTCATTCTGGGGGGAGTTGACAAGGCTGAGTTATAGCTCAACTATAGTTGGTGGCATCTATCAAACTGTGCACCCACATCCTTGAAGCAATTCCTCAGACTCTGTCCCTGTAATCTTGCTTCTGGTCTCTTGGCCCACCTGGAGGAGCAGCCCTGGCCTGGATGCACGTGGACTCAGGCCAGGTGCCCGACACCTGCCTCCCTGTCCTCGCTGGTGGAGGCAGAGGTGGCAACCTCCAGGACCAGACTTCTCCCCCACTGTCCTTGCAGGTGGAGATTCTGCCCCAGGGCCGTGAGAGTCCCATCTTCAAGCAATTCTTCAAGAACTGGAAATGAGGGTGGGCATCTCCCTGCCCACTACTCCCCTGCCCTCATCTCCTGCTTTTTCCTCCTCTGGCTGCCTGGGCAGTGCAGAGTGCTGGGTGCCCCCTGCGGATGTTCAATAAAGGAGAGAGTGCTTCCCCCTGCCCTTGCCTGCACCGCCCTTCCTGAGCTGATTCTCACGGTCCCACCTATGCACCTGGGTTCATCCCCGTGCTGGGGGCCGAGTAGGACACAGATGACAATTCCAGAGTCTCCAGGAGCCAGAGCTGCTTTGCATGACCGAAGAGCCCCAGCGGGGCTGGCAGGTAGTGCTGTGAACCCAATAGGGAGGTGGCACAGTGCCAGGCCTGGATCGCTTTCTGCCGGGCTCAGTTCGGGCTCACGTTCCCAGCTGGGGAAGGCTGTGGTGAAGGGCTTGGGATGCGGCTCCACTCAAGCCAGTGTTTCCTCAGATGTCCTAATAAACCACTGTGAGGCAGCAGCTTCACGTGGCAGATGATTGCTGAGTAAGAGGACGACTTTTCACGACTGTCCGGAACCCGGCCTGTCGCCTCACAGGCACACTGCACTGTGTTTGGCTGATGTTCTGTGCGGGGCTGTGGGAGAAGCTCTGGCCTAATGCGGGGAGTCTTGGGTCTGGTTCTCACCCTGCCTCTGTCTGATTAGACCTAAGTTCATTCTCTTGTGTAGTGGGGTGGTGGTGACGCTTCAAAGAGGCTAGAGAGCTAAATAGCAGGGAGAATGCAGTAGCCAAGAAGAGGTCCCATCCGGGGAGCACAACCCAGGGGACAGGAGCAAGGTGTGAGCCCATGTAAGCCTGAACCGAGGCTGTGGAGGAGCCCGCATGCTTTAGGAGCCCACATACGGCTGCCCTGGCTCACCCTCGCCCTTGGGTCCTATGGGCTATGTGGTTACTGAGCTCTGGAAGCTGGATTCCTCCATCTCAAACAACACCAGAAATGCTAATCAAGTTCATCTTGCTGATTTTGTGCCAAGAAGCATAGAGAAATCAGCTCCCCCACGGGTccacctccctgccctctctACACAGACTTCCCAGCCTTTACCTGACAGTCTACACAAAGAACAGGTGCCAGGGATGgtttttaaaaggagagaaagtaaAGGTTGCACTAAATCAGTGGTTCTGACATTTTTAGAGTTATGGGATATTTTAAGTTCTCCCAAGAAAGGCCTAGGCCtgaccaggtgcggtggctcatgcctgtaataccagcacttagggaggctgaggtgggaggatcacttgaggcgaggagttcaagactagcctgggcaacacagtgagactctgtttctacaaaaaaatgttttaaaaattagccaggtgtgtgcctgcagtcctagctacttgggaggttgtggcaggaggatctcttaatcCCAGGAATTTGAGCTTACAGTGAGacatgatcccaccactgcactctagcctgaccAACCAacgagcaagaccctgtctcaaaaaaaaaaaaaaaagaaaagaaaagaaaacaaaaaggtccTAGTCTTGTCCCAAGACAATACACAGATGATCTTTGCATCTACTTTCAGAGGGTTCAGGCACCCCCTATAATCTGTCCATCAACAGAACTGCAACTTAAAAATTCCTGGATTGTTATTGCTAATGTCCCAAGGCCTGAAATTGTGAGCAGAGAGTGACATTGTGACCACAGGGTGTGAGTTGGGAAGAAATGACCCAGTAACGGGCATAGGCTTCCCGTCCAGCTAGAGGCTCCCAGGGCCCATGTGGACTGGCCTTGGAGTGTGCTGGGGTCTGCGGAGTTAGCCTCGGGGTCCCAGAGCGGGTAAAAGGGATGGGGGGAAGACCTGACCCGTATTCCAAAGTGGAGGCTGGACATCCTATGAACTCAGCAGGAGTCTGGCCAGGGCACAGGCAACCTTCTCTCTCCTGAGCCGATGATGAGGCCGGAAGCCACCTGTGCCTTCACCCGCTGGTGTGCCTGGCTCTAACCAGGCTCTGGAACAACAGGGCCACAGGAAGGTGCAAGACTTGTCTTGGAAGAAAACCCTTGAGACCCTTAAACTAGAACAATTCCTTTAGTTGAAACTGCTGGTGTGTGAatttcctccttccctcagcCAGGCCAGAAAACCATCACGGGATGTGCACAGCCTCTACAGAAGGAAGTCTCAACTTATGAGGGGTTAGGATGGGGCAGGCATGGGACATGCCTAGCCAAATGCCCATGTCTAGATGGTAAACAATGGAGGGGAGGGACTAGGAAGAAGAGGGTAGGGTAAGTGAAAGGCCAGAAACCCTCAGGGGCCCTGACCCGCCTGGTGGATGGAGGAGAGgaagcccctccccccagctgagGTCCCAGGCAGCTTGCTCTAGGTTATGCCGCCCCCTGTTGGCCGCTGCCACTGCTGTCTCCCTCCTTCCAGTCCTAACTGCACAGACACCTGGCCTGAGAGCCCTGCTGCCAGGGAGTCAGAATTCTGGCTGCCTCGACTCGGGCATCTCCTTCCCACGTGGGCATGTACAGAATATCCACATATCCACATGGGGCTGTCCCATCTCATGATCCATTCGCTCCCATTGAAATAACCTGGAACTCAACTGTGTAGATTGCAGCCCAGCTGAGACCAAGGTGAGATTCTCTTTGCTCTGGAGGCAGATCTGCAGGGTGTGGGTCAAGCCTACCTGCCCCAATGCCTCAGGGCAGTGAGGGGAGGGTACTTGGCCCAGGAGCTTCCTATGTCCCCCTTGCTGAGGAAGGGGCCTGGCTCAGCCAGGGCTCCTGACATGGCTGGCCATGCACCTCTGGGTGCAGCCCAGCCTTTAGGTCTTTTTAGCAATCAGTCTCTGGGACGGTCAGATCAGCCACGTGCCTTCGGAGGAGTGAGGTTGCAGGTCACAGACACCTGTGAAGGTGAGGTCCTTGGAGTAAGGGGCTTGTGGCCCACAGCACTTTGCCCCCAACAAGGAGGACTGTCCCTTTGACACCCCAGCCAAGTAGATCTCCAGGGTCTTGAGCAGCCGCCGTGGGCTCTTCTTGGCTAACACTTCCAAGTCTGGAACAGAGAGAATTGGGGACAGAAGGCTTGAGGAGGCTTTGGATGGCACAATCGTCAGGGCCTCAGTCATAGCTCTAGGGAGCACCCCACCCCTATCCTATGTAGAGAACGGTGATGGAGTCACCTAACATGGAGAGACCACCAGAGAGGGAGGCTGAGGAACCAGATATAGCCACAGGGACCACACAGGCTACGCTGTCCAGGACAACTGTTGACCCAGCTTCTAATTTTGGATTCAGAAAATATGAACACCCTAGGCATAAGACCAGAAAGGAGAgggtggagagaaaggagaagtagCAGGTTCCAGAGGGTGGGCTGGTGAAGACTTGGGCAAGCTGGGGTTTGAGAGAGTGTGGATGAGGGTTGGGGAAACTACAGCCAAAACCAGTCTAGCAGCCACCCTGGGGTCTCTGGACCGGGCACACTGGCATGCaggagcctcagtgtccccagaaGAGCGAGCGTACCTTTGAGGACAAAGCCTGAGTCTGAGATGGTCTTCTGCTGTGTCCTCCAGACGTGTGCGAGGTGGAGGAAGGTGGCAGCGTAGAAGCTGTTCACTACTGGGATGACCTTCTGCTGCCGATTACACTCCCTACAGGACAAGGGAGGTGATCTGCTCAGCCAATGACGAGGGCTGACATCTGggtgccctcctgccctccctccccattcCCCCAGGGAAGCCAGCCCAAAGCCAGTAAGCCCCTGCCATTCCCCAGGTGGCCTCACATCTGAGGTCAGTGTGGGGAGGTGACACGTGCTGGGGAGGCTGGTGCACAGGGACTTTGTCCTGGCCCTCCAGGGgccagcaggggaggaggggcgcTGGGGAGAATGAGGTAGGGCTGGGAATGAACCAGGCTCTGCTGAGTCACTCTAATCAGCTGGTAGCTGGGGACTTACCTGGAGAGACACTCCTCTCTCAAGGCCTGGATGGCGATGCGGGTGATGTTCACGGACATCAAACAGAAAGGGAATTGCTGCAATGGAGGGGCACCTGGTCAGTGGCAACACCACCTCTCACCTTGTGTGGTGTGTTTCCTGTCATTGGCAGGGTAGTGGGGCCCACAGGCAATCAGCTCCAGAGGCAGCAGCCAATcttaatttatcttaattttcctAGTAACCTtcttcccatcttacagatgaggaactgaggctcagtgacCTTAAATAGCTTTCCTAAGGCATCGGAACCACAATGCCAACCGAGGTTGTTCGAGGCACTCCTGCATGCGCCTCCAGCCTCTTCATCGTCTGGCCCACTGGTTCTCTGGGCCTTCACCAGACTCACCCCTGAGCTGCCGATGATGGCCCACCCCACCCTGGGGGGCCGGGATGAGCGCAGGAGTGAGGCTCGGTTCTCTAACTAACTATAGGTTCTTGAAGTCTCCTCTCACTTCTCTAGGCTGCTGGTTATCTGGCTGCTCATGGGCACCTCGTCCAAAAGCAGAGAAGATGCAGGAAGTCAGAGGTCAGCCTTGACTTGCCAGCACACCCATGTCTCCGTAACACAGAGGCCTGACAGCTGGCTGTGCAGGTCACATTCCCGAGAGGCGGCAGCCTGAGTGCAGCAGGGCTGCTCCACCAGGACAGGCCCCAGAATCCTCTGCAGGGTCTGAGTTAATGCTTTTAGGGGGGCAATTTCCTCCCTGTTCCTTAATAACCATAAAACCAAGCATGATTTCTAAAGGGAAAGGAGATTTTCCCAGGGAATTTGCAGACATAATATGTTATTTTGCCCTGTTGCATACACACAAAGACATCCACTGAGAGGAACATGTACATTCCTTAGTATAGAataagagccaaaaaaaaaaaaaaaagtttatttatccTACCTGCTTCTACTAGAGGAAAAATCCTCTGCATTGTGCTGGCCAggatggtagccactagctacatgtagctatttaaattttagttattcatttatttgcttattatttatttatttaagacagggtctcactctgtcaccagcctagagtgcagtggtgcgatcacagctcactgcagcctcaaactcctgggctcaagtgatcctcctgcctcagcctctggagtaccTCCCGGAGTACAGGCCTatactaccacacctggctaatttttctattttttctagagatggggtctcactatgttgtccaggctggtcttaggctcctggcctcaagtgatcctcctgcctcagcctctcaaaccactgggattacaggcatgtgctaccatgtcagacctgtttaaatttaaatgaattaaaaattaaataaaatttaaaattcagcccCTTGGTGGTACTagccacatttccagtgctcagCAGTCACGTGTGCTTAGTAGCCACTATATTGGACAGTGCATTTCCAAtatctagaacatttccatcagtgAGGAAAGTTATACTGGACAGTGCTGGACTGCAGGTCTTCTGGATCCACAGAGATTTTTTCAGGGTCTTTCATGGATTTCAGATGTTAGCCTGGCTACCTGtcagctgtgtgtccttgagaaGGCCACCCAACCTCTATGAGACTAAGCCTTCCCATCTCTCaaattcaaaaaggaaataaactctGAGTGCTGTGCAGAAGAGAGTTATTAATATCATGGCAGGCCTGAGACTGCCATCCTTACTTACAAAGTCGTGCTTACAAGGTTGGTCTATGGCTGGCATCTGAGAACTTGGATTTTGAGGAGGTTCCCACCATTCCCTAACTGATAAGGATGATTCACTGCTCCTGAACTGCTTGTGCAAACAAGATGGTTGATGCtaaacacctgctttccttctgtgaCTCTGGAATTTCGGGATGTGCCAGGCAGAGGGTGCCTACATGACCAGCCCCCAGTGAAAACCCTGGGTactgagtctctaatgagcttACCCAGTTGGCAACATTTTACACGTGTGTTGCACAACTTGACGCTGGAGGAATGAAGTGTATCTGTGCGATTCCACTGGGAGAGGACTCTTGGACACCAGCTCCTGGTTTCCTATGGGTTGTCCCACGCACTGCTTGCCTTTGCTGATCTTGCTTCTGCTGCGCTAAATCAGAGCTGTAAGTACGACTTTACGTTGAGTCCTATGAGCCCTCTCAGTGCGTCATCGCACCTGGGAGTGGGTTCGGGAACCCAGCACTAGTGCCATGCTGGGCAGAGTCAAGTCGCTAATCATTACAAAAACTCTATGAGATAGGTTTTATTAACAGTTTACATTTTATCTCACTACCTATCTCACACGGTGCCTGTGAACATTGAGATCACATATGCAAAATACTGGGCACAGTCCCTGTTCATTGTTACGATCCTTGCCTCAACACGGGTAGCTGAGGCCAGCAGCAATACATTTACACCTTCATGGAGAAATCAGTACTGCCTATTTAATTATCATATACACTTGCATAATATCACCCCTTCCCTTGATTTCTTCTGATCTAAAAACAGATACAGGAACAAGAATATGACAGCAATATAATTAACATAGGACCTAAACCTAGTGTTCATCTACTCTTGGGAACATTCTTATAAAGTCCACTTAccaaaaagcagaggaaaattgGATTTTAGATCTAAACGTCTCCTTTCCCCTAGCAGTTCCCCTAGACCTAAAAAGCACTGTTTAGAGCTAAAATACTACATTGAGGCTGTGTTTAGGGAACTGACGTTAGGACAGCAGAGGAAATCAGACCTCGATATTTTTGTGCTTCCATTTAAAATCCCATTTGTCCTCATGCCTCACAATTGGGCTTAAACGCCTTTGAATGCTGAAGTGGGAAGACAGCATCTTTTGAGGCTGCTGCTGACCTGGCGCAACCCCTGAAGATTCCACAGttctggggaggggcctgggcatcCGTACTCCGGCCCCTAGGTGCTTCTGAAGTGTGCTGCTGGCAGGAATCACTGCTGTAGGGACCCAACACCCGGCCAGCTGTCAGCACACGTGGGCTCCA from Eulemur rufifrons isolate Redbay chromosome 19, OSU_ERuf_1, whole genome shotgun sequence includes these protein-coding regions:
- the CAPG gene encoding macrophage-capping protein, with the translated sequence MYSPIPQSGSPFPGSVQGPGLHVWRVEKLKPVPVAPENQGVFFSGDSYLVLHNGPEELSHLHLWIGQQSSRDEQGACAVLAVHLNTLLGERPVQHREVQGNESDLFMSYFPRGLKYQEGGVESAFHKTSPGTPAAIKKLYQVKGKKNIRATERALSWDSFNTGDCFILDLGQNIFTWCGGKSNILERNKARDLALAIRDSERQGKAHVEIVTDGEEPAEMIQVLGPKPALKEGNPEEDLTADQTNAQAAALYKVSDATGQMNLTKVADSSPFAVELLIPDDCFVLDNGLCGKIYIWKGRKANEKERQAALQVAEGFISRMRYAPHTQVEILPQGRESPIFKQFFKNWK